In one Bradyrhizobium cosmicum genomic region, the following are encoded:
- a CDS encoding DUF7681 family protein produces MASVDSASDQRTVNNTMRHQYRVLSDAEKANMSAIKDKGLELLELISGMGNSREISIAKTKTEEAVMWAVKHITA; encoded by the coding sequence ATGGCTTCTGTCGATAGCGCGTCCGATCAGCGGACCGTCAACAACACGATGCGGCATCAGTATCGCGTGCTGAGCGATGCCGAGAAAGCGAACATGAGCGCGATCAAGGACAAGGGGCTGGAGCTGCTCGAGCTGATCTCCGGCATGGGCAACAGCCGCGAGATTTCGATCGCCAAGACCAAGACCGAGGAAGCTGTCATGTGGGCGGTGAAGCACATCACTGCCTGA
- a CDS encoding protease IV, with protein MSGAVIAAIVQLLGLAGVKLSPFKAGALLAGVLALVIGIAAVAAGFHLYNAGYAAADGAWREKALDAQLAAARKDLLEANRAAGDAVLRAKAIEQQAEQERVGTDAYVDQLRKQNEALAAAGKPNVCGLTCDDLRGLRIKSAACPAPAGAAGGAGADLRARWRSQRKPQ; from the coding sequence ATGAGCGGCGCGGTCATCGCTGCGATCGTGCAGCTGCTCGGCCTCGCCGGTGTCAAGCTGTCGCCGTTCAAAGCCGGCGCGCTTCTGGCCGGCGTGCTCGCGCTCGTCATCGGCATCGCGGCCGTCGCCGCGGGTTTCCACCTCTACAACGCAGGCTATGCGGCCGCGGACGGCGCCTGGCGCGAGAAGGCGCTCGACGCGCAGCTGGCGGCCGCGCGCAAGGATCTCCTCGAGGCCAACCGCGCCGCCGGCGATGCCGTGCTGCGGGCGAAGGCGATCGAGCAGCAGGCAGAGCAGGAAAGGGTGGGGACAGATGCCTATGTCGACCAATTGCGCAAGCAGAACGAGGCGCTCGCTGCGGCGGGCAAGCCGAACGTCTGTGGTCTTACTTGCGATGATCTGCGCGGGCTGCGCATCAAATCCGCTGCCTGCCCCGCTCCGGCGGGAGCTGCCGGCGGCGCCGGCGCAGATCTTCGCGCCCGTTGGCGATCCCAGCGCAAGCCTCAATAG